Proteins found in one Brachypodium distachyon strain Bd21 chromosome 5, Brachypodium_distachyon_v3.0, whole genome shotgun sequence genomic segment:
- the LOC100843521 gene encoding importin beta-like SAD2 isoform X2 — MDLTNLTLVLRAALSHAPEERKAAEASLNQFQYTPQHLVRLLQIIVDGNCDMAVRQVASIHFKNFVSKAWSPIDPETRKIPEDDKSMVRENILGFVTQLPPLLRAQLGESIKTLILADYPEQWPSLLHWVTHNLESQDQIFGALYVLRILSRKYEFKSEEERIPLHQIVEECFPRLLNILSTLVQIANPPIEVADLIKLICKIFWSSIYLEIPRQLFEPNIFNRWIVLFLNLLERPVPAEGQPLDADARKAWGWWKVKKWITHILNRLYSRFADMKVHKPESKAFAQMFQKNYAGKILGCHLQLLNAIRTGGYLPDRVINLILQYLTNSVTKNSMYQLMQPQIDIILFEIIFPLMCFNDNDQMLWDEDPHEYVRKGYDIIEDLYSPRTAAMDFVSELVRKRGKGNLQKFVHFIVEIFRRYDEASVELKPYRQKDGALLAIGTLCDRLKQTDPYKAELERMLVQHVFPEFSSHCGHLRAKAAWVAGQYAHINFSDQDNFRKAMHCVISGLRDPELPVRVDSVFALRSFVEACKDLDEIRPILPQLLDEFFKLMSEVENEDLVFTLETIVDRFGEEMAPYALGLCQSLAAVFWRCMASSEADDEVEDSGALAAVGCLRALSTILESVSNLPHLFIQIESTLLPILRRMLTSDGQDVYEEVLEILSYMTFYSPAISLNMWSLWPVMMEALNDWAIDFFGNILVPLDNYISRGTEHFVACKDPDYQQSLWKGLSSVMTDQNMEDSDIVPAPKLIEVFFQNCKGQVDHWVEPYLRLTIDRLHRAEKPYLKSLLVQVIANAFYYNPSLTLAMLHKLGVATQIFNLWFVMLQQVKKNGKRVNFKREHDKKVCCLGLISLISLPANHIPAEALERIFKATLELLIAYKDQVAESKRQNDTATDDLDEFDADEEEDEDDKDMGVNDEDQDEVTSLSIQKLVQARGFQLHDNDDDDNDSDDDFSDDEELQTPIDEVDPFIFFVETIQAIKASDPARFQNLMQTLDFSYQALANGIAQHAAERKVEIEKEKLEKANAQ; from the exons ATGGATCTGACCAACCTGACACTAGTGCTTCGTGCGGCGCTCAGCCACGCCCCCGAGGAGCGCAAAGCCGCTGAGGCCAGCCTCAACCAG TTTCAGTATACCCCACAACATCTGGTGAGATTGTTACAGATAATTGTGGATGGAAATTGTGATATGGCTGTCAGACAGGTCGCAAGCATTCACTTCAAGAACTTTGTTTCAAAAGCCTGGTCACCTATTGATCCTG AAACGCGAAAAATTCCAGAAGATGACAAGTCCATGGTTCGTGAGAATATACTGGGCTTTGTAACTCAATTGCCTCCGCTGCTAAG AGCACAGCTTGGAGAAAGTATCAAGACCTTGATCCTTGCAGATTATCCTGAGCAGTGGCCTAGTCTTCTACACTGGGTTACACATAACCTTGAATCACAGGATCAAATTTTTGGAGCTCTATATGTGCTAAGGATCCTGTCCAGGAAATATGA GTTCAAGTCAGAGGAGGAAAGGATACCCTTGCATCAAATTGTTGAGGAGTGTTTCCCTCGTTTGTTGAATATATTGAGCACACTTGTCCAGATTGCCAATCCTCCAATTGAAGTAGCTGACTTGATCAAGCTGATCTGCAAAATATTCTGGTCCTCAATTTAT CTAGAAATTCCAAGGCAACTGTTTGAACCAAATATCTTCAATAGATGGATTGTTCTATTCTTAAACTTGTTGGAAAGGCCAGTTCCAGCGGAAGGGCAACCACTGGATGCTGATGCTAGGAAAGCTTGGGGCTGGTGGAAAGTCAAGAAATGGATTACCCATATCTTGAACCGCCTATACAGTCG GTTTGCTGATATGAAGGTTCATAAACCAGAGAGCAAAGCTTTTGCTCAAATGTTTCAAAAGAACTATGCTGgaaaaattttgggatgtcaTTTACAGCTGCTCAATGCAATCCGTACTGGTGGCTATTTGCCCGATAgggttatcaatctcatcctTCAATATCTTACAAACAG TGTAACAAAGAACAGCATGTATCAGCTGATGCAACCACAAATTGACATAATCCTGTTTGAGATAATATTTCCACTGATGTGCTTCAATGACAATGATCAAATGTTATGGGATGAAGATCCGCATGAATATGTCCGGAAAGGCTATG ATATAATTGAAGATTTGTATAGTCCTCGAACAGCCGCTATGGATTTTGTGAGTGAATTGGTAAGGAAACGGGGAAAAGGCAACCTACAAAAGTTTGTCCATTTTATTGTGGAGATATTTAGGAG GTATGATGAAGCATCTGTTGAATTGAAGCCATATCGCCAAAAAGATGGTGCACTTCTTGCCATTGGGACATTATGTGATAGATTGAAACAAACAGATCCATATAAGGCTGAGCTGGAGCGAATGTTGGTTCAACATGTCTTTCCAGAATTCAGTAGTCATTGTGGACACTTGCGCGCGAAG GCAGCATGGGTTGCTGGGCAGTATGCGCACATCAACTTCTCAGACCAGGATAATTTTCGCAAAGCTATGCATTGTGTTATATCTGGTTTGCGTGATCCAGAACTTCCTGTCAGGGTTGATTCAGTCTTTGCTCTCCGTTCTTTTGTCGAAGCATGCAAAG ATCTAGATGAGATCCGTCCAATTCTTCCTCAGCTTCTTGATG AATTTTTTAAGCTTATGAGTGAAGTTGAGAATGAGGACCTTGTTTTCACTCTTGAGACAATTGTTGATAGATTTGGTGAAGAGATGGCACCATATGCGCTTGGATTGTGCCAGAGTTTG GCTGCTGTCTTCTGGAGATGCATGGCTAGTTCAGAAGCTGATGATGAGGTTGAGGACTCTGGGGCTTTAGCTGCTGTAGGTTGCTTGCGTGCTTTAAGCACAATCCTTGAGTCCGTTAGCAATCTTCCCCATCTTTTTATCCAAATAGAGTCCACTTTGTTGCCTATTTTGCGCAGGATGTTGACTTCAGATGGTCAAG ATGTTTATGAAGAAGTTCTAGAAATACTGTCCTATATGACGTTTTACTCCCCAGCAATATCATTGAACATGTGGAGCTTGTGGCCGGTGATGATGGAGGCTCTAAATGATTGGGCCATTGATTTCTTTGGGA ATATTCTTGTCCCACTAGACAACTACATTTCTCGTGGTACTGAACATTTTGTTGCCTGCAAAGATCCTGATTATCAACAAAGCCTATGGAAAGGACTATCATCT GTTATGACCGACCAAAACATGGAAGATTCTGATATTGTGCCGGCACCCAAACTCATTGAAGTGTTTTTTCAAAACTGCAAAGGTCAAGTCGATCATTGGGTTGAGCCGTATCTCAGGCTTACGATTGACAGGCTCCATCGAGCAGAGAAGCCATATCTTAAATCTCTCCTTGTGCAAGTG ATAGCTAATGCGTTCTACTACAATCCTTCACTGACACTGGCAATGTTGCATAAACTTGGAGTTGCAACACAAATTTTCAATCTTTGGTTTGTCATGTTAcaacaagtaaaaaaaaacggcAAGCGGGTGAACTTCAAAAG AGAGCATGACAAGAAAGTCTGCTGCTTGGGATTGATTTCACTTATTAGCCTTCCAGCTAATCATATTCCAGCAGAGGCTTTGGAGCGCATTTTCAAAGCAACACTCGAGCTGCTTATCGCGTACAAGGATCAAGTTGCAG AATCTAAGAGGCAAAATGATACTGCTACTGATGATCTGGATGAATTTGATGCcgatgaagaagaggatgaggaCGATAAGGATATGGGGGTCAATGATGAAGATCAGGATGAAGTAACTAGTCTCAGTATACAGAAACTTGTACAG
- the LOC100843521 gene encoding importin beta-like SAD2 isoform X1 produces the protein MDLTNLTLVLRAALSHAPEERKAAEASLNQFQYTPQHLVRLLQIIVDGNCDMAVRQVASIHFKNFVSKAWSPIDPEETRKIPEDDKSMVRENILGFVTQLPPLLRAQLGESIKTLILADYPEQWPSLLHWVTHNLESQDQIFGALYVLRILSRKYEFKSEEERIPLHQIVEECFPRLLNILSTLVQIANPPIEVADLIKLICKIFWSSIYLEIPRQLFEPNIFNRWIVLFLNLLERPVPAEGQPLDADARKAWGWWKVKKWITHILNRLYSRFADMKVHKPESKAFAQMFQKNYAGKILGCHLQLLNAIRTGGYLPDRVINLILQYLTNSVTKNSMYQLMQPQIDIILFEIIFPLMCFNDNDQMLWDEDPHEYVRKGYDIIEDLYSPRTAAMDFVSELVRKRGKGNLQKFVHFIVEIFRRYDEASVELKPYRQKDGALLAIGTLCDRLKQTDPYKAELERMLVQHVFPEFSSHCGHLRAKAAWVAGQYAHINFSDQDNFRKAMHCVISGLRDPELPVRVDSVFALRSFVEACKDLDEIRPILPQLLDEFFKLMSEVENEDLVFTLETIVDRFGEEMAPYALGLCQSLAAVFWRCMASSEADDEVEDSGALAAVGCLRALSTILESVSNLPHLFIQIESTLLPILRRMLTSDGQDVYEEVLEILSYMTFYSPAISLNMWSLWPVMMEALNDWAIDFFGNILVPLDNYISRGTEHFVACKDPDYQQSLWKGLSSVMTDQNMEDSDIVPAPKLIEVFFQNCKGQVDHWVEPYLRLTIDRLHRAEKPYLKSLLVQVIANAFYYNPSLTLAMLHKLGVATQIFNLWFVMLQQVKKNGKRVNFKREHDKKVCCLGLISLISLPANHIPAEALERIFKATLELLIAYKDQVAESKRQNDTATDDLDEFDADEEEDEDDKDMGVNDEDQDEVTSLSIQKLVQARGFQLHDNDDDDNDSDDDFSDDEELQTPIDEVDPFIFFVETIQAIKASDPARFQNLMQTLDFSYQALANGIAQHAAERKVEIEKEKLEKANAQ, from the exons ATGGATCTGACCAACCTGACACTAGTGCTTCGTGCGGCGCTCAGCCACGCCCCCGAGGAGCGCAAAGCCGCTGAGGCCAGCCTCAACCAG TTTCAGTATACCCCACAACATCTGGTGAGATTGTTACAGATAATTGTGGATGGAAATTGTGATATGGCTGTCAGACAGGTCGCAAGCATTCACTTCAAGAACTTTGTTTCAAAAGCCTGGTCACCTATTGATCCTG AAGAAACGCGAAAAATTCCAGAAGATGACAAGTCCATGGTTCGTGAGAATATACTGGGCTTTGTAACTCAATTGCCTCCGCTGCTAAG AGCACAGCTTGGAGAAAGTATCAAGACCTTGATCCTTGCAGATTATCCTGAGCAGTGGCCTAGTCTTCTACACTGGGTTACACATAACCTTGAATCACAGGATCAAATTTTTGGAGCTCTATATGTGCTAAGGATCCTGTCCAGGAAATATGA GTTCAAGTCAGAGGAGGAAAGGATACCCTTGCATCAAATTGTTGAGGAGTGTTTCCCTCGTTTGTTGAATATATTGAGCACACTTGTCCAGATTGCCAATCCTCCAATTGAAGTAGCTGACTTGATCAAGCTGATCTGCAAAATATTCTGGTCCTCAATTTAT CTAGAAATTCCAAGGCAACTGTTTGAACCAAATATCTTCAATAGATGGATTGTTCTATTCTTAAACTTGTTGGAAAGGCCAGTTCCAGCGGAAGGGCAACCACTGGATGCTGATGCTAGGAAAGCTTGGGGCTGGTGGAAAGTCAAGAAATGGATTACCCATATCTTGAACCGCCTATACAGTCG GTTTGCTGATATGAAGGTTCATAAACCAGAGAGCAAAGCTTTTGCTCAAATGTTTCAAAAGAACTATGCTGgaaaaattttgggatgtcaTTTACAGCTGCTCAATGCAATCCGTACTGGTGGCTATTTGCCCGATAgggttatcaatctcatcctTCAATATCTTACAAACAG TGTAACAAAGAACAGCATGTATCAGCTGATGCAACCACAAATTGACATAATCCTGTTTGAGATAATATTTCCACTGATGTGCTTCAATGACAATGATCAAATGTTATGGGATGAAGATCCGCATGAATATGTCCGGAAAGGCTATG ATATAATTGAAGATTTGTATAGTCCTCGAACAGCCGCTATGGATTTTGTGAGTGAATTGGTAAGGAAACGGGGAAAAGGCAACCTACAAAAGTTTGTCCATTTTATTGTGGAGATATTTAGGAG GTATGATGAAGCATCTGTTGAATTGAAGCCATATCGCCAAAAAGATGGTGCACTTCTTGCCATTGGGACATTATGTGATAGATTGAAACAAACAGATCCATATAAGGCTGAGCTGGAGCGAATGTTGGTTCAACATGTCTTTCCAGAATTCAGTAGTCATTGTGGACACTTGCGCGCGAAG GCAGCATGGGTTGCTGGGCAGTATGCGCACATCAACTTCTCAGACCAGGATAATTTTCGCAAAGCTATGCATTGTGTTATATCTGGTTTGCGTGATCCAGAACTTCCTGTCAGGGTTGATTCAGTCTTTGCTCTCCGTTCTTTTGTCGAAGCATGCAAAG ATCTAGATGAGATCCGTCCAATTCTTCCTCAGCTTCTTGATG AATTTTTTAAGCTTATGAGTGAAGTTGAGAATGAGGACCTTGTTTTCACTCTTGAGACAATTGTTGATAGATTTGGTGAAGAGATGGCACCATATGCGCTTGGATTGTGCCAGAGTTTG GCTGCTGTCTTCTGGAGATGCATGGCTAGTTCAGAAGCTGATGATGAGGTTGAGGACTCTGGGGCTTTAGCTGCTGTAGGTTGCTTGCGTGCTTTAAGCACAATCCTTGAGTCCGTTAGCAATCTTCCCCATCTTTTTATCCAAATAGAGTCCACTTTGTTGCCTATTTTGCGCAGGATGTTGACTTCAGATGGTCAAG ATGTTTATGAAGAAGTTCTAGAAATACTGTCCTATATGACGTTTTACTCCCCAGCAATATCATTGAACATGTGGAGCTTGTGGCCGGTGATGATGGAGGCTCTAAATGATTGGGCCATTGATTTCTTTGGGA ATATTCTTGTCCCACTAGACAACTACATTTCTCGTGGTACTGAACATTTTGTTGCCTGCAAAGATCCTGATTATCAACAAAGCCTATGGAAAGGACTATCATCT GTTATGACCGACCAAAACATGGAAGATTCTGATATTGTGCCGGCACCCAAACTCATTGAAGTGTTTTTTCAAAACTGCAAAGGTCAAGTCGATCATTGGGTTGAGCCGTATCTCAGGCTTACGATTGACAGGCTCCATCGAGCAGAGAAGCCATATCTTAAATCTCTCCTTGTGCAAGTG ATAGCTAATGCGTTCTACTACAATCCTTCACTGACACTGGCAATGTTGCATAAACTTGGAGTTGCAACACAAATTTTCAATCTTTGGTTTGTCATGTTAcaacaagtaaaaaaaaacggcAAGCGGGTGAACTTCAAAAG AGAGCATGACAAGAAAGTCTGCTGCTTGGGATTGATTTCACTTATTAGCCTTCCAGCTAATCATATTCCAGCAGAGGCTTTGGAGCGCATTTTCAAAGCAACACTCGAGCTGCTTATCGCGTACAAGGATCAAGTTGCAG AATCTAAGAGGCAAAATGATACTGCTACTGATGATCTGGATGAATTTGATGCcgatgaagaagaggatgaggaCGATAAGGATATGGGGGTCAATGATGAAGATCAGGATGAAGTAACTAGTCTCAGTATACAGAAACTTGTACAG
- the LOC100843521 gene encoding importin beta-like SAD2 isoform X3, giving the protein MDLTNLTLVLRAALSHAPEERKAAEASLNQFQYTPQHLVRLLQIIVDGNCDMAVRQVASIHFKNFVSKAWSPIDPEETRKIPEDDKSMVRENILGFVTQLPPLLRAQLGESIKTLILADYPEQWPSLLHWVTHNLESQDQIFGALYVLRILSRKYEFKSEEERIPLHQIVEECFPRLLNILSTLVQIANPPIEVADLIKLICKIFWSSIYLEIPRQLFEPNIFNRWIVLFLNLLERPVPAEGQPLDADARKAWGWWKVKKWITHILNRLYSRFADMKVHKPESKAFAQMFQKNYAGKILGCHLQLLNAIRTGGYLPDRVINLILQYLTNSVTKNSMYQLMQPQIDIILFEIIFPLMCFNDNDQMLWDEDPHEYVRKGYDIIEDLYSPRTAAMDFVSELVRKRGKGNLQKFVHFIVEIFRRYDEASVELKPYRQKDGALLAIGTLCDRLKQTDPYKAELERMLVQHVFPEFSSHCGHLRAKAAWVAGQYAHINFSDQDNFRKAMHCVISGLRDPELPVRVDSVFALRSFVEACKDLDEIRPILPQLLDEFFKLMSEVENEDLVFTLETIVDRFGEEMAPYALGLCQSLAAVFWRCMASSEADDEVEDSGALAAVGCLRALSTILESVSNLPHLFIQIESTLLPILRRMLTSDGQDVYEEVLEILSYMTFYSPAISLNMWSLWPVMMEALNDWAIDFFGNILVPLDNYISRGTEHFVACKDPDYQQSLWKGLSSVMTDQNMEDSDIVPAPKLIEVFFQNCKGQVDHWVEPYLRLTIDRLHRAEKPYLKSLLVQVIANAFYYNPSLTLAMLHKLGVATQIFNLWFVMLQQVKKNGKRVNFKREHDKKVCCLGLISLISLPANHIPAEALERIFKATLELLIAYKDQVAESKRQNDTATDDLDEFDADEEEDEDDKDMGVNDEDQDEVTSLSIQKLVQARGFQLHDNDDDDNDSDDDFSDDEELQTPIDEVDPFIFFVETIQVISFSYKSIRSS; this is encoded by the exons ATGGATCTGACCAACCTGACACTAGTGCTTCGTGCGGCGCTCAGCCACGCCCCCGAGGAGCGCAAAGCCGCTGAGGCCAGCCTCAACCAG TTTCAGTATACCCCACAACATCTGGTGAGATTGTTACAGATAATTGTGGATGGAAATTGTGATATGGCTGTCAGACAGGTCGCAAGCATTCACTTCAAGAACTTTGTTTCAAAAGCCTGGTCACCTATTGATCCTG AAGAAACGCGAAAAATTCCAGAAGATGACAAGTCCATGGTTCGTGAGAATATACTGGGCTTTGTAACTCAATTGCCTCCGCTGCTAAG AGCACAGCTTGGAGAAAGTATCAAGACCTTGATCCTTGCAGATTATCCTGAGCAGTGGCCTAGTCTTCTACACTGGGTTACACATAACCTTGAATCACAGGATCAAATTTTTGGAGCTCTATATGTGCTAAGGATCCTGTCCAGGAAATATGA GTTCAAGTCAGAGGAGGAAAGGATACCCTTGCATCAAATTGTTGAGGAGTGTTTCCCTCGTTTGTTGAATATATTGAGCACACTTGTCCAGATTGCCAATCCTCCAATTGAAGTAGCTGACTTGATCAAGCTGATCTGCAAAATATTCTGGTCCTCAATTTAT CTAGAAATTCCAAGGCAACTGTTTGAACCAAATATCTTCAATAGATGGATTGTTCTATTCTTAAACTTGTTGGAAAGGCCAGTTCCAGCGGAAGGGCAACCACTGGATGCTGATGCTAGGAAAGCTTGGGGCTGGTGGAAAGTCAAGAAATGGATTACCCATATCTTGAACCGCCTATACAGTCG GTTTGCTGATATGAAGGTTCATAAACCAGAGAGCAAAGCTTTTGCTCAAATGTTTCAAAAGAACTATGCTGgaaaaattttgggatgtcaTTTACAGCTGCTCAATGCAATCCGTACTGGTGGCTATTTGCCCGATAgggttatcaatctcatcctTCAATATCTTACAAACAG TGTAACAAAGAACAGCATGTATCAGCTGATGCAACCACAAATTGACATAATCCTGTTTGAGATAATATTTCCACTGATGTGCTTCAATGACAATGATCAAATGTTATGGGATGAAGATCCGCATGAATATGTCCGGAAAGGCTATG ATATAATTGAAGATTTGTATAGTCCTCGAACAGCCGCTATGGATTTTGTGAGTGAATTGGTAAGGAAACGGGGAAAAGGCAACCTACAAAAGTTTGTCCATTTTATTGTGGAGATATTTAGGAG GTATGATGAAGCATCTGTTGAATTGAAGCCATATCGCCAAAAAGATGGTGCACTTCTTGCCATTGGGACATTATGTGATAGATTGAAACAAACAGATCCATATAAGGCTGAGCTGGAGCGAATGTTGGTTCAACATGTCTTTCCAGAATTCAGTAGTCATTGTGGACACTTGCGCGCGAAG GCAGCATGGGTTGCTGGGCAGTATGCGCACATCAACTTCTCAGACCAGGATAATTTTCGCAAAGCTATGCATTGTGTTATATCTGGTTTGCGTGATCCAGAACTTCCTGTCAGGGTTGATTCAGTCTTTGCTCTCCGTTCTTTTGTCGAAGCATGCAAAG ATCTAGATGAGATCCGTCCAATTCTTCCTCAGCTTCTTGATG AATTTTTTAAGCTTATGAGTGAAGTTGAGAATGAGGACCTTGTTTTCACTCTTGAGACAATTGTTGATAGATTTGGTGAAGAGATGGCACCATATGCGCTTGGATTGTGCCAGAGTTTG GCTGCTGTCTTCTGGAGATGCATGGCTAGTTCAGAAGCTGATGATGAGGTTGAGGACTCTGGGGCTTTAGCTGCTGTAGGTTGCTTGCGTGCTTTAAGCACAATCCTTGAGTCCGTTAGCAATCTTCCCCATCTTTTTATCCAAATAGAGTCCACTTTGTTGCCTATTTTGCGCAGGATGTTGACTTCAGATGGTCAAG ATGTTTATGAAGAAGTTCTAGAAATACTGTCCTATATGACGTTTTACTCCCCAGCAATATCATTGAACATGTGGAGCTTGTGGCCGGTGATGATGGAGGCTCTAAATGATTGGGCCATTGATTTCTTTGGGA ATATTCTTGTCCCACTAGACAACTACATTTCTCGTGGTACTGAACATTTTGTTGCCTGCAAAGATCCTGATTATCAACAAAGCCTATGGAAAGGACTATCATCT GTTATGACCGACCAAAACATGGAAGATTCTGATATTGTGCCGGCACCCAAACTCATTGAAGTGTTTTTTCAAAACTGCAAAGGTCAAGTCGATCATTGGGTTGAGCCGTATCTCAGGCTTACGATTGACAGGCTCCATCGAGCAGAGAAGCCATATCTTAAATCTCTCCTTGTGCAAGTG ATAGCTAATGCGTTCTACTACAATCCTTCACTGACACTGGCAATGTTGCATAAACTTGGAGTTGCAACACAAATTTTCAATCTTTGGTTTGTCATGTTAcaacaagtaaaaaaaaacggcAAGCGGGTGAACTTCAAAAG AGAGCATGACAAGAAAGTCTGCTGCTTGGGATTGATTTCACTTATTAGCCTTCCAGCTAATCATATTCCAGCAGAGGCTTTGGAGCGCATTTTCAAAGCAACACTCGAGCTGCTTATCGCGTACAAGGATCAAGTTGCAG AATCTAAGAGGCAAAATGATACTGCTACTGATGATCTGGATGAATTTGATGCcgatgaagaagaggatgaggaCGATAAGGATATGGGGGTCAATGATGAAGATCAGGATGAAGTAACTAGTCTCAGTATACAGAAACTTGTACAG